A segment of the Candidatus Methylomirabilota bacterium genome:
GTGATGGAGCTGGCGGTGTTCGTGGCGCTGAACCTCGGCTTTCACGCGGTGTTCTCGACCCTGGAGTTCTCGCCCGCCTGGAACCACCTGGGCCCGGGCGGCCGGCGGGTGGAGCGCTGAGGCACGCCAGGAGGGGCGACAATGGCCGTCGAGGTGGCGAAAGTCGAGCTGAAAAGCGTCCAGGACGCCTCAGGTCTGGAGGTCTGTATCAAGGCCGGGCAGTTCACCGCCGATCAGGTCGTGGCCGTCGTCGGCAAGACCGAGGGCAACGGCGGTGTCAACGACTTCACCCGCCTCCTGGCCGACCACGCCTTCCGTCGGGTGATTGCCAGGCACGGCACGCGGAACGAGGCCGAGGTGGCCCGGATCCCCATGGTCTGGTCGGGAGGGTGCGACGGTGTCATCACCCCGCACGCCACCGTCTTCGCCCGCAACGAGCGGACAGGGCCGGCCAACAAGTCCCGGCTAGTGATCGGCACCGCGATGAGCGAGCACCTCCGACCCGAGGACATCGGCCGTCCCCGCATGGTGGAGATCGTGGCGGCCGGTGTGCGCGCGGCCATGAAGAACGCCGGGATCGACGATCCGAAGGACGTGCATTACGTCCAGACGAAAACCCCTCTGCTCACCATCGAGTGGGTGGAGGACGCCAAGCGGCGGGGGCAGACGGTGGCGTGCGAGGTGCACGACTCGATGGGCGTGTCGAACGGCACCACCGCCCTGGGCATCGGCGTCGCGCTGGGGGAGATTGGGATGCCCCGCGCCGAGCAGATCTGCCGGGACCTCGACATCTATTCGTCGGTGGCCTCGTGCTCCTCGGGCGTGGAGCTGACGCAGGCCCAGATCGTCCTCATGGGCAACCGGGCGGGCGCCGGCGGCCGCTATCGTATCGGCCACGGCGTCATGGCCGACGCCCTCGACCTCGACGGCATCTACGCGGCGATCCGCGATGCCGGGCTGGAGCTGCCGGATCGGCCCCGGGCGGCCGATCTGCAGGGCCGGCTGGTGAACTGCTTCATCAAGTGCGAGGCCGATCGACGCGGCAAGCTGCGCGGCCGCCGCCAGATCATGCTCGACGATTCCGATGTGCACCACCATCGCCACGCCAAGGCCGCCGTCGGCGGGGTGGCCGCCGCGGCCATCGGCGATCCCGCCGTCTTCGTCTCGGTCGATGCGATGCACCAGGGCCCGCATGGCGGGGGTCCGGTCATCGCCATCGTAGACCTCGGCGACTGAGTCGCCTTCGCATCACTGCTGATCTTCCGGGTCACCGGACGCCCCGTCTGTCCGGGGCACACCGTGTCCGACGGACGAAGTGACCTCCGGGGAGGGGTTGAGCAGGTCATCTCCGATCCTGTTGGCGATCCAGCCGATGGCTGTTGTCACCTGCAGTCGCAGCGGCGTCGCGTCGGCCTTGGCCCAGGACTCGAACGTATGGCGGCGCGGCCCCGAGTCGAACGTGCGCGTACTGGACCGGATTTCGCTACCCTCCCTGATCGCGCGCGCGACCACGGACAGACGCAGGCTCAGGTCCGGGTCGATACCGACTCCGAACAGGGCGATCTCGCTGGCTTTGATCTCTACGATGGTGTCGACCGTCAGCCCAGGCGCGGCGGCATCGAGGACGACGGCATCGATCCCGGCCAGGCGCAGTCGCTCGACCAGCCCGTCCCGAACTCGCTCGGCGATTTGCGAGGCGCTCACCGCCGCGTCGAGGGCGGAGGCTGCCCGCTCGACGTCCTCCGGCGGCGTTGCGGCAAAGACCCCATAGATGCCGCCGGCGACCATGGTGACCGGGGACGCGAGCATGCCCATCAGCATCCCCGGAGGGCCGGCCGCCTGAAAGCCGACCAGAAGGGGAATGCCGAATCCCAGGACGACGCCGCGTCCGGCGGCCTCCCCTCGCGACGTGGCGGGGCGCTCGAACGCCGTCGCCGGCGGCTCGGGAAGGGCGATGACCCCGATGGTTCCGTACCTCGCCCGCGCTTCCACGCCTGTGATCGGCGGGCGCCCGGCCGCACAGCCCGACAGCGCGGCCGCGAACACCGCCAGTGCGACTGCCGTAATGCCGATGATCGACTGCCGACGTGATTGCCGTCCCATCGTCCGGTCCTCACCGCGTCAGGGCTTGACGGCGAGCAGCGCGGCCTCCGAGATCACCGCGTGCCCGGTGGCCGTCGGGTGGATGCCGTCCCAGAACAGGTATTGTTGCGGCGTCGCGCACACCGCCCGGCTGCCGACGCCGAAGGTCAGGCAGGGATCGGTGACGTTCGTCAACCCGACCTCAGCCGGGTTCGCCAGCACCTGCGCGAAGAGGCCGTGGACGTCGAGGCGGGTCAGAGTGATCCCCGGCAGGGTCTGCAGGGCGCTCAGAGCCTGCTCCAGGGCGCCGTTGTACGCCGCGGAGAGCTGGGCGGCGGCCGTCTGAATGGAGGGGTCGAGCTCGCGGATGACGGGGGTGATCGCGAGGTTCGGAACGTTCGGCACGATGAACGTCCGCGCCCCGGCCGTCCACAGCTCCAGGATGCCGTCGGCGGTGGCCGTGATCGCCGCGTTCAGGATGGCGAGGCTCGTTGCCCCGGAGGGGTCGATGGCCAGGGCGCTCAGCGCGTCGCTCACGTCGTTGGCGCCGATCCACACGACGTACAGGTCGCCGGACGGCGCCTGCCCGCGGAAGTCCGTCAGGAACTGCCCGATCTGGGTGCGCAGGTCGTGATCCGGGAATGCGGGAGCCCCGGCTCGCGCTCGCGCGCGGCCGACCGCATAATTGGTGAAGAGTCCCGGCACCGAGAGCGCCGGCCCGCCGCTGGTCGGCGCGCCGAGGTCGGCGGCGAGTCGCTCGGCCCAGGTCGCCCCGTTGCTGAAGTGGTGTCCGCCGACGGCGTACGAGGCCTCGGGCACCGGCTCGTACGGTTGTCGCGCGCTCGTCCCGAACGCGATGAAGTGGTTGCCTGGATCCGAGAGACTATCCCCGAAGACGACGAGCCGTGTTATCTCGTCGGCGCGCGCGGCAGATGCGAGCGAAAGGAACAACGTGACGAGCACGACAGCAAGCCGCATGACGTCCTCCCCTTGCCCGGGCGGCCAGGCTGGCTGGCCGCGTCGGCTGTTTGCTACCGGGGCGAGGACTCAGGCAAGGGAGGGGCCAGGCGGGACTCTAATGATTCCTGCTAATTACGGTGTGTTGAGGCGGTTTAGACATTCCGTCTGCCGAAAAATAGGCAGCGTCCAGCAGTCGTGTCAGCGCTCTCTCGGCATGGGTCCCTTGGGACCGGGCGGCCAGGCTCGCCCGCGCTGCGGCGATCTTCGGTCTGATCGCTCCGGGCTCGAGGTCTCGGCTCACCACCGGGTTGAGAAACAGCAGCGCGCCCACCGCATCGCGATCGTGACCGGTGATGACGGCGTCCTGGATGAGCGGGCTGCCGGCGTCGACAGCTGGGCGATGGGGCGCATGCCTCAAGAGCGACCTCAGCCGCCGTGCCGGACGCTCGTGAGCACCGCGTAGAAATGGTGTCGTCGTGAGGCAACGTCGGCCGGGGACGGTGATCGCGCTCCAGGGCAACGTCCTCGATGTCCGCTTCGACGCGGACCTGCCCCCGCTGCGCCAGAAGCTGGTGACGCCGGAGCCCGTGGCAGTGGTGATGGAGGTGGCGAACCACCTGGACGCCAGCACCGTACGGTGCATCGCGCTGACGCCGACACGAGGGCTCGCTCGTGGCTCCGCGGTCATCGACACGGGCGGGCCACTGCAGATCCCGGTGGGGGATCCGTTGCTGGGGCGGATGCTGAACGTCTTCGGGGAGGTCATCGACGGCGGCGCGCCACTGGAGGGGGTCGAGTGGCAGTCGATCCACCGCCCACCGGTTCCCCTGGCCCGGCGGGCGATCCGCTCGGAGATCTTCGAGACCGGCATCAAGGTGATCGATCTCTTGAGCCCGCTCGAGCGGGGCGGGAAGGCCGGGCTCTTCGGCGGCGCCGGGGTCGGTAAGACCGTGCTCATCACCGAGATGATCCACAACGTCGTGGGCCGCTACGGGGGCGTCAGCCTCTTCTGCGGCATTGGCGAGCGGAGCCGCGAGGCCGAAGAGCTCTACCGCGACATCCGGAGCGCCGGCGTCCTGGACCGGACCGTCATGATCTTCGGGCAGATGAACGAGCCTCCAGGCGTGCGCTTCCGGGTCGGGCACGCGGCGCTGACGATCGCCGAGTACTTTCGCGACCGGGCGCACCGCGACGTGCTCCTGCTTATCGACAACATCTTCCGATTCATCCAGGCGGGCTCGGAGGTCTCGGGGTTGATGGGACGGATCCCGTCGCGTGTCGGCTACCAGCCAACGCTCGGCACCGAGCTGGCCGAGCTCGAGGAGCGGATCTCCAGCACGGCTGCCGGAGCGATCACCTCGATCCAGGCGGTGTACGTCCCCGCCGACGACTTCACCGATCCGGCCGCCACCCACACCTTCGCGCACCTGTCCGCGTCGGTCATCCTGTCGCGCAAGCGGGCGAGCCAGGGCCTCTATCCGGCCGTTGATCCGCTGCGCTCGGACTCGAAGATGCTGACGCCCCCGGCGGTCGGCCGGCGCCACTACCGGATCGCCGGGGCCGTGCGGCGGACCCTGGCCGAGTACGAGGAGCTGAAGGACATCATTGCGATGCTGGGGCTGGAGGAGCTGTCCGAGCGGGACCGGGCCACCGTCGCCCGCGCGCGTCGGCTCGAGCGCTTCCTCACCCAGCCGTTCTTCACCACCGAGCAGTTCACCGGCCGTCCGGGTCGGCAGGTCGAGCTCGGGGCCACGCTCGACGGGTGCGAGCGCATCCTCGACGACGAGCTGGCCGATCGATCCGAGCAGGCCTTCTACATGATCGGCGAGATCGATGAGGTTGCTGGCGCGGAGGCCCGGGCATGACGCTCAAGGTCCTGCTCCCCTCGCGCGTGCTCGTGGACGAGACAGCGACGAAAGTCCTCGCGGAGGCCGAGAACGGCTGGTTCTGCCTCCTGCCCAGGCATGCCGACTTCGTGGCGGCCCTCGTGCCAGGCGTGCTGATCTTCACAGCCGCCGACGGCGCCGAGCGCCTCGTCGCGCTCGACCACGGGATGCTCGTGAAGCGCGACGCCGAAGTCCTGGTGTCGGCCTGGCGCGGGGTGACGGGCGAAGATCTCGGGTCGTTGCGGACGATGGTCGAGCGCGAGTTCCTCGCGCTGGACGACCGGGAGCGAGCGGTGCGGAGCGCGCTGACCCGCCTGGAGGCGGGCGTGGTGCGGCGGTTCGTCGAGATGGACGCGGGACAGTGATGGACGAGCCGCGCCCCCGAAAACCGTTGCCCGAGCAGGACGTCACCGAGATCGTCGGTCGGAAGGCCGAGCGCAGGCTCCGGGCCCGCCGAGAGGGCCGGCGGGGCGTGTGGTTTGGCCTGGGCATGTTCGGGCTCGTGGGCTGGGCCGTGGCGCTGCCGACGGTGGCCGGCGTGGCGCTGGGACTCTGGCTCGACGCCCGCTTCCCCTCTCGTGTCTCCTGGACGCTCAGCCTCCTGCTCCTGGGGGCCCTGCTCGGCTCGCTGAACGCCTGGTACTGGGTCAAGCGGGAGAGCCGCGACGAGCGAGGGGAGTGAGTGGCCCTGAACGACGCGACCGCCCTCGCGTTTGCGCTGGCCGCAGGCACGCTGCTGGGCGCCTTCTACTTCGGCACGTTGTGGCTGGTGGTGCGCCGGCTCGATCGCCTGGCCTGGCCGGCCGTGTGGCTCGGGATCGCCGGGATCGTGAGATTAACCGTGGTGGTCGTCCTCTTCGCGCTCCTCGTCGGTACGCGGTGGGAGCGGCTGGTGGTCGCGCTGGTCGGCTTCCTCGCCGTCCGCATCGTCCTTACGCGCTGGCTGGGTCGTCCAGGGCAGGCGCCTCGACGCCCGAGGCGCGAGCGGATGGTGACCCGGGGAGGGACGTGATGCAGATCAGCCCCGATGAAGTGGTGCTGTGGGCGTGGGAACCGTTCCGGCTGTCCGCCACGATCGTCTACACGTGGATCGTGATGGCGGTGCTCGTTGTCGGCGCCCATCTGGCCACCCGGCACGTGTCGGCGACGATGCGGCCTGGGCGGTGGCAGAACCTGCTCGAAGTTCTCGTCAGCGGCATGCGAGAGCAGATCCGGGAGGTCAG
Coding sequences within it:
- a CDS encoding ring-opening amidohydrolase, producing MAVEVAKVELKSVQDASGLEVCIKAGQFTADQVVAVVGKTEGNGGVNDFTRLLADHAFRRVIARHGTRNEAEVARIPMVWSGGCDGVITPHATVFARNERTGPANKSRLVIGTAMSEHLRPEDIGRPRMVEIVAAGVRAAMKNAGIDDPKDVHYVQTKTPLLTIEWVEDAKRRGQTVACEVHDSMGVSNGTTALGIGVALGEIGMPRAEQICRDLDIYSSVASCSSGVELTQAQIVLMGNRAGAGGRYRIGHGVMADALDLDGIYAAIRDAGLELPDRPRAADLQGRLVNCFIKCEADRRGKLRGRRQIMLDDSDVHHHRHAKAAVGGVAAAAIGDPAVFVSVDAMHQGPHGGGPVIAIVDLGD
- a CDS encoding SGNH/GDSL hydrolase family protein, whose product is MRLAVVLVTLFLSLASAARADEITRLVVFGDSLSDPGNHFIAFGTSARQPYEPVPEASYAVGGHHFSNGATWAERLAADLGAPTSGGPALSVPGLFTNYAVGRARARAGAPAFPDHDLRTQIGQFLTDFRGQAPSGDLYVVWIGANDVSDALSALAIDPSGATSLAILNAAITATADGILELWTAGARTFIVPNVPNLAITPVIRELDPSIQTAAAQLSAAYNGALEQALSALQTLPGITLTRLDVHGLFAQVLANPAEVGLTNVTDPCLTFGVGSRAVCATPQQYLFWDGIHPTATGHAVISEAALLAVKP
- the atpD gene encoding F0F1 ATP synthase subunit beta, with the translated sequence MRQRRPGTVIALQGNVLDVRFDADLPPLRQKLVTPEPVAVVMEVANHLDASTVRCIALTPTRGLARGSAVIDTGGPLQIPVGDPLLGRMLNVFGEVIDGGAPLEGVEWQSIHRPPVPLARRAIRSEIFETGIKVIDLLSPLERGGKAGLFGGAGVGKTVLITEMIHNVVGRYGGVSLFCGIGERSREAEELYRDIRSAGVLDRTVMIFGQMNEPPGVRFRVGHAALTIAEYFRDRAHRDVLLLIDNIFRFIQAGSEVSGLMGRIPSRVGYQPTLGTELAELEERISSTAAGAITSIQAVYVPADDFTDPAATHTFAHLSASVILSRKRASQGLYPAVDPLRSDSKMLTPPAVGRRHYRIAGAVRRTLAEYEELKDIIAMLGLEELSERDRATVARARRLERFLTQPFFTTEQFTGRPGRQVELGATLDGCERILDDELADRSEQAFYMIGEIDEVAGAEARA
- a CDS encoding F0F1 ATP synthase subunit epsilon gives rise to the protein MTLKVLLPSRVLVDETATKVLAEAENGWFCLLPRHADFVAALVPGVLIFTAADGAERLVALDHGMLVKRDAEVLVSAWRGVTGEDLGSLRTMVEREFLALDDRERAVRSALTRLEAGVVRRFVEMDAGQ
- a CDS encoding AtpZ/AtpI family protein, whose protein sequence is MDEPRPRKPLPEQDVTEIVGRKAERRLRARREGRRGVWFGLGMFGLVGWAVALPTVAGVALGLWLDARFPSRVSWTLSLLLLGALLGSLNAWYWVKRESRDERGE
- a CDS encoding ATP synthase subunit I; translated protein: MALNDATALAFALAAGTLLGAFYFGTLWLVVRRLDRLAWPAVWLGIAGIVRLTVVVVLFALLVGTRWERLVVALVGFLAVRIVLTRWLGRPGQAPRRPRRERMVTRGGT